The Candidatus Omnitrophota bacterium genome has a window encoding:
- the rfbD gene encoding dTDP-4-dehydrorhamnose reductase: MKTLITGATGMLGCDLCREFSAAGDVAGLTRGKREAKQCRASQLLAADITDRDGAARVIRKFKPGLVINAAALADVDFCELNPEEAFKINAEGAKNVADAAEEAGALLIQISTDYVFDGDKGSAYTEEDKPNPLSVYGDSKLAADDYIRSNIGKYAIIRSSWMFGSCGNNFVDFVVESAKRGDRIKAVGEKSGNPTYTADLAKAIFDLSENIRQGKVPSGVYNISNEGVCSRYELAKEITALCGLKAEIVSITAKEAAGPALRPKLSALDKTKVSKALGYGLRHYREALKDYLKTRKRR; the protein is encoded by the coding sequence TTGAAGACGCTGATTACCGGCGCGACCGGCATGTTGGGTTGCGATCTTTGCAGGGAATTTTCGGCCGCGGGCGATGTCGCCGGTTTAACGCGCGGCAAACGCGAAGCAAAACAGTGCCGCGCCTCACAACTGCTGGCGGCGGATATTACGGACAGGGACGGCGCAGCCCGGGTCATCCGGAAGTTCAAGCCCGGCCTTGTGATAAACGCGGCCGCATTGGCGGATGTCGATTTCTGCGAGCTCAATCCCGAAGAGGCCTTCAAGATAAACGCCGAAGGGGCCAAAAACGTAGCTGACGCGGCGGAAGAAGCCGGGGCGTTATTGATCCAGATCAGCACGGATTACGTCTTCGATGGGGATAAGGGTTCGGCCTACACGGAAGAGGATAAGCCCAATCCGTTAAGCGTCTACGGGGATTCGAAACTGGCGGCCGATGATTACATAAGGTCAAACATCGGCAAATATGCCATAATACGTTCGAGCTGGATGTTCGGCTCCTGCGGCAATAATTTTGTCGATTTTGTCGTCGAATCGGCCAAAAGAGGCGACAGGATAAAGGCGGTCGGCGAGAAATCCGGGAACCCTACCTATACGGCGGACCTGGCGAAGGCGATCTTTGATCTTTCGGAGAATATCAGGCAGGGTAAGGTCCCGTCGGGTGTATATAATATCTCCAACGAAGGGGTTTGTTCGCGTTACGAATTGGCGAAAGAGATAACCGCCCTCTGCGGGCTGAAAGCCGAGATCGTATCCATAACCGCCAAGGAAGCCGCCGGGCCGGCCTTGCGGCCGAAATTATCGGCTCTCGATAAAACGAAGGTAAGCAAGGCGCTGGGATATGGATTAAGGCATTACAGGGAAGCGCTGAAAGATTACTTAAAGACCAGAAAGAGGAGATGA
- a CDS encoding DegT/DnrJ/EryC1/StrS family aminotransferase yields the protein MKVPLVDLVRQYRKLQGEIDPAVKSVLEKGVFILGDNVAKFEEEAAAYCGTKFAVGVANGTDALELAIKALGIGDGDEIITTPFTFIATTEAICLNGAKPVLVDIEPDSFNIDAARVEKAITSRTKAIISVHLFGQACDMDAVMSIAKKRGIRVIEDCAQAIGAESGSKKVGGFGDIGCFSFFPSKNLGCFGDGGMVTTNDKTLADKVKMLRAHGQADRYRHETEGRNSRLDEIQAAILRIKLRHLDEWNESRRKNARLYNKMFENLSKAGKLTVPAEKKGRKHVYNIYSIKVDGRDGLRESLTAKGIATAVYYPVPLHLQPVYGRLGWKKGDFPVSEEACQEVLALPVFPELEEEEARFVARGVIDFLEGKS from the coding sequence ATGAAAGTCCCGTTAGTAGATCTGGTCAGGCAGTACAGGAAATTACAGGGAGAGATAGACCCGGCCGTGAAGTCCGTCCTCGAGAAAGGCGTTTTCATCCTCGGAGACAACGTCGCAAAGTTCGAAGAAGAGGCCGCGGCTTACTGCGGGACAAAATTCGCCGTCGGCGTCGCGAACGGCACTGACGCCCTTGAGCTTGCGATCAAAGCTCTGGGTATCGGGGACGGCGACGAGATTATCACGACCCCCTTTACCTTTATCGCCACCACAGAGGCTATTTGCCTTAATGGAGCGAAACCCGTTCTCGTTGATATTGAACCCGATAGCTTTAATATAGACGCGGCCCGCGTAGAGAAAGCGATAACTTCAAGGACCAAGGCGATAATCTCGGTGCATCTGTTCGGCCAGGCCTGCGATATGGACGCGGTGATGAGTATCGCTAAAAAACGCGGCATTAGGGTCATCGAGGACTGCGCGCAGGCGATAGGCGCGGAGTCCGGGTCGAAAAAGGTCGGCGGTTTCGGTGATATCGGGTGTTTCAGTTTCTTCCCGAGTAAGAACCTCGGCTGCTTCGGCGACGGAGGGATGGTCACGACTAATGATAAGACGCTCGCCGACAAGGTAAAAATGCTGCGCGCCCACGGGCAAGCCGACAGGTACCGCCACGAGACAGAAGGCCGCAACAGCAGGTTGGATGAGATCCAGGCGGCGATATTGAGGATAAAATTACGCCATCTCGACGAATGGAACGAATCCCGCCGCAAAAACGCGCGCCTTTATAATAAAATGTTCGAAAATTTAAGCAAGGCAGGAAAATTAACGGTCCCCGCAGAGAAAAAAGGCCGGAAGCACGTATATAATATATATAGCATTAAGGTAGACGGAAGGGACGGATTAAGGGAATCGCTTACCGCGAAAGGTATCGCTACGGCGGTATATTACCCGGTACCGCTCCATCTGCAGCCTGTCTACGGCCGGCTCGGGTGGAAGAAAGGCGATTTCCCGGTGAGCGAAGAGGCGTGTCAAGAGGTATTGGCACTTCCCGTCTTCCCGGAACTGGAAGAGGAAGAGGCCCGTTTCGTCGCGCGGGGTGTGATAGATTTTCTGGAGGGAAAGAGTTGA
- a CDS encoding dTDP-4-dehydrorhamnose 3,5-epimerase family protein, which yields MIDGVKIKKLKIIPDDRGKLMEIMRCDDEVFEKFGQAYFTTALPGAVKAWHYHKKQDDHFVCVAGKIRLGLYDAREGSKTKGEVNEFILSLEDPFLVKIPKGVYHGFKSVSGGESMIINIPTMAYNPKEPDEYRLDAFDNDIPYDWRK from the coding sequence ATGATAGACGGAGTAAAGATAAAGAAGCTGAAGATAATCCCCGATGACCGCGGAAAGCTCATGGAGATCATGCGCTGCGATGACGAGGTCTTCGAAAAGTTCGGGCAGGCGTATTTCACGACCGCGCTGCCCGGAGCGGTGAAGGCGTGGCATTACCATAAGAAACAGGACGATCATTTCGTATGCGTCGCGGGAAAGATAAGGCTCGGCCTTTACGACGCCAGGGAGGGATCTAAGACCAAAGGCGAGGTGAACGAATTTATCCTGTCACTCGAGGACCCGTTCCTCGTCAAGATACCCAAAGGCGTATACCACGGTTTCAAAAGCGTTTCCGGCGGCGAATCCATGATCATCAATATACCTACGATGGCTTACAATCCGAAAGAACCAGACGAATACAGGCTGGACGCGTTCGATAACGATATACCTTACGATTGGAGGAAATGA
- a CDS encoding SDR family oxidoreductase → MARYLVTGGAGFIGSSIVDELVRRREEVKVLDDLSSGKKKNLEKVSGKVEFIEGDIRDPAALKKALKGCDYVIHQAALRSVPKSLANPQLYDDVNVKGTLNVLIASHESKIRRVVFASSSSIYGDTVKLPQSEDQIPQPISPYAATKLAGEHYCRVFAKSYGLETVALRYFNVFGPRQSLESEYAVVIPKFATCILMGEQPPVDGDGKQSRDFTYVDNVVDANLAAAVREGISGEVFNIACGKGYNLLELVRILNEIIGKEIKPRFQPPRPGDVKHTLADITKMKKLLKFEPKVDFVLGLRKTVEYFRSVNGNN, encoded by the coding sequence ATGGCCAGGTACCTTGTTACCGGAGGCGCGGGATTCATCGGTTCCAGCATCGTCGATGAGCTTGTGCGCCGGCGCGAAGAAGTAAAGGTCCTCGACGATCTCTCGTCGGGAAAAAAGAAAAACCTAGAAAAGGTCTCAGGCAAGGTCGAGTTTATAGAAGGGGACATACGCGATCCCGCCGCATTAAAAAAAGCGCTCAAAGGATGCGATTATGTTATCCACCAGGCGGCGCTCCGTTCCGTCCCGAAGTCCCTGGCTAATCCGCAATTATATGACGACGTGAACGTCAAAGGCACCCTCAATGTCCTGATCGCCTCCCATGAGAGCAAGATAAGAAGGGTAGTCTTCGCGTCGTCCAGCTCGATCTACGGGGATACGGTCAAGCTCCCTCAGAGCGAAGACCAGATACCGCAGCCGATATCGCCTTACGCCGCCACCAAGCTTGCCGGCGAGCATTACTGCAGGGTATTCGCGAAATCGTACGGGCTCGAGACCGTTGCGCTCCGCTATTTCAACGTCTTCGGGCCGCGGCAATCGCTTGAATCCGAGTATGCCGTAGTCATACCCAAGTTCGCCACCTGCATACTAATGGGCGAGCAGCCGCCGGTCGACGGCGACGGGAAGCAAAGCCGTGATTTCACGTATGTGGATAATGTCGTCGACGCGAACCTTGCCGCCGCGGTGCGCGAAGGGATATCCGGGGAGGTATTCAATATCGCGTGCGGAAAGGGATATAACCTTCTCGAATTGGTCAGGATACTGAACGAGATCATCGGGAAAGAGATAAAGCCGAGGTTCCAGCCGCCGCGCCCCGGCGACGTCAAACATACCCTCGCGGACATAACTAAAATGAAGAAACTTCTAAAGTTTGAACCAAAGGTCGATTTTGTGCTGGGCCTGAGAAAGACCGTCGAATATTTTAGATCGGTAAACGGAAATAACTGA
- a CDS encoding UDP-glucuronic acid decarboxylase family protein — MRILITGGAGFIGSHLCDFLTGKGHKVICMDNLITGKKENISHLLGNKNFKFVNHNVSVKINVSGPVDYVLHFASPASPVDYLMYPIQTLKVGSLGTHNALGLAKAKKAKFLLASTSEVYGDPLVNPQPESYWGNVNPIGPRGVYDEAKRFAEAITMAYHRVHKVDTKIVRIFNTYGPRMRRNDGRAIPNFITQALENKPITVYGKGKQTRSFCYIDDLVRGLYALMLSGLNEPVNIGNPNEETLLDLAKRIISLTGSRSRITYKPLPVDDPKVRRPDIRKAKKELKWTPGVSLEKGLKETVNFFRFS; from the coding sequence TTGAGGATACTCATAACAGGCGGCGCCGGTTTCATAGGTTCGCACCTTTGCGATTTTCTTACAGGGAAAGGGCATAAGGTCATCTGCATGGATAACCTTATAACCGGCAAAAAGGAGAATATCTCCCACCTCCTCGGAAACAAAAATTTCAAATTCGTAAATCATAATGTCTCCGTAAAAATAAATGTCAGCGGACCGGTAGACTACGTGCTCCATTTCGCCTCTCCCGCGAGCCCTGTCGATTACCTTATGTATCCTATCCAGACCCTGAAGGTCGGAAGCCTCGGGACCCATAACGCCTTGGGCCTCGCGAAAGCCAAAAAGGCCAAATTCCTGCTCGCCTCGACGAGCGAAGTATACGGCGACCCGCTGGTAAATCCGCAGCCGGAATCATATTGGGGCAACGTAAACCCGATAGGCCCTAGGGGCGTCTACGACGAGGCGAAACGCTTCGCCGAGGCCATAACGATGGCCTACCACAGGGTGCATAAAGTCGATACGAAAATAGTCCGCATATTCAATACCTACGGCCCGCGGATGCGCAGGAACGACGGCCGCGCGATACCGAATTTCATAACGCAGGCCCTTGAAAATAAGCCGATCACCGTATACGGGAAAGGCAAACAGACAAGGAGTTTTTGTTACATAGATGACCTCGTAAGGGGGTTATACGCGCTGATGCTCTCCGGCCTGAATGAACCGGTAAACATCGGAAACCCCAACGAGGAGACCCTCCTCGACCTGGCCAAGAGGATCATATCCCTTACCGGGAGCAGGAGCAGGATAACGTATAAGCCCCTCCCTGTAGACGACCCGAAGGTGCGCCGGCCGGATATAAGGAAGGCCAAAAAAGAACTTAAATGGACTCCCGGGGTTTCCCTGGAAAAAGGCCTCAAAGAGACGGTTAATTTCTTCAGGTTTTCCTGA
- the rfbB gene encoding dTDP-glucose 4,6-dehydratase, translated as VNLDKLSYAGNLENLKDIEKNENYTFIKGDICDHKAVEKAIKGCDYVVNFAAESHVDRSIHGADEFIMSNVLGTNVLLEKARMNGVSKFIQISTDEVYGSIEDGSFNEGSSLAPNSPYSASKAAAEHMCRAYFVTFGLPVVITRSSNNFGPYQYPEKFVALSITNLIEGEKVPLYGDGKNVRDWLYVEDNCDGIYFVLNKGAAGEVYNIAGGYEMMNIDMVHDIIRAMGGDRSMIEYVKDRLGHDRRYSLDDSKLRDMGWKPNHTFNEALDKTVKWYEDNRDWWMKIKHKGAYKKYYTKQYKGRA; from the coding sequence AGTCAATCTCGACAAGCTGAGCTATGCCGGCAATCTCGAGAACCTTAAAGATATAGAAAAGAACGAGAACTATACCTTCATCAAGGGCGATATCTGCGACCATAAGGCCGTGGAGAAGGCGATCAAGGGCTGCGATTACGTCGTGAACTTCGCGGCCGAGAGCCATGTCGACCGGTCTATCCACGGGGCGGACGAGTTCATAATGTCGAATGTCCTCGGGACGAACGTCCTGCTGGAGAAAGCCAGGATGAACGGCGTATCGAAATTCATCCAGATCTCGACCGACGAGGTCTACGGTTCGATAGAGGACGGTTCTTTCAATGAAGGGAGCTCCCTTGCGCCGAACAGCCCCTATTCTGCGAGCAAGGCCGCCGCAGAGCATATGTGCCGCGCCTATTTCGTCACGTTCGGCCTGCCCGTGGTTATAACCAGGAGTTCGAACAACTTCGGGCCTTACCAATACCCGGAGAAATTCGTCGCCCTAAGCATAACAAACCTCATCGAGGGGGAGAAGGTACCCCTTTACGGCGACGGCAAGAACGTCCGCGACTGGCTCTACGTCGAGGATAATTGCGACGGGATATATTTCGTATTGAATAAAGGAGCAGCGGGCGAGGTATACAATATCGCCGGCGGGTACGAGATGATGAACATAGATATGGTGCACGATATCATCAGGGCGATGGGCGGGGACAGGTCGATGATAGAATATGTCAAGGACCGCCTGGGGCACGACAGGAGATATTCGCTTGACGATTCAAAATTAAGGGATATGGGTTGGAAACCCAACCATACCTTCAACGAAGCGCTTGATAAGACCGTAAAATGGTATGAAGATAACCGCGATTGGTGGATGAAGATAAAGCACAAGGGCGCCTACAAGAAATATTACACGAAGCAGTATAAAGGTAGAGCTTGA
- a CDS encoding glycosyltransferase family 2 protein — translation MMNKNPDKISVIIPVYNEEKALKGVLSEIAASKGEVDIDEIIVVDDASTDNSGLIAKDSGARVIRHKKNLGYGASLKTGIRNARNEVLVFLDGDGQHNPGDIKKMVEKLNEGNDMVIGERMNARELAESRSLGKFVLKWVTNFIADTKIKDVNCGFRATRKSVIEKYLGLLSDQFSFSVTSTIVFIKSGLSIEFCGIMARKRLGVSHVKQFRDGSRIIVLILRLIALFDPIRIFFSIGIFLFTIGAVYGAYKFVTVKQGLSIGALIIVISGILSVLLGIICDQIASLRLEKYK, via the coding sequence ATGATGAACAAAAATCCGGACAAAATATCTGTTATCATCCCGGTCTACAACGAAGAGAAGGCCCTGAAAGGGGTCTTAAGCGAGATCGCAGCGTCAAAAGGAGAGGTTGATATCGACGAGATCATCGTCGTGGACGACGCTTCTACCGACAACAGCGGGCTCATAGCGAAAGATTCGGGCGCGCGGGTCATCAGGCACAAAAAGAACCTCGGTTACGGGGCTTCGCTGAAGACCGGCATAAGGAATGCCCGCAACGAGGTTCTGGTCTTTTTAGACGGCGATGGCCAGCATAACCCCGGCGATATAAAGAAAATGGTCGAAAAATTGAACGAGGGGAACGACATGGTCATCGGCGAAAGGATGAACGCGCGCGAGCTGGCGGAAAGCCGGAGCCTCGGGAAATTCGTTTTGAAATGGGTCACGAATTTTATCGCCGATACAAAGATCAAGGACGTCAACTGCGGTTTCAGGGCCACGAGGAAAAGCGTCATCGAAAAATACCTGGGTTTGTTGTCCGACCAATTTTCATTCTCGGTCACCTCGACGATCGTTTTCATAAAGAGCGGGCTCTCTATCGAATTCTGCGGGATCATGGCAAGGAAGCGGCTTGGCGTAAGCCACGTAAAGCAATTTAGGGACGGCAGCCGTATTATCGTATTAATATTGAGGCTGATAGCGCTTTTCGACCCGATAAGGATATTTTTTTCCATCGGCATATTCCTGTTCACTATAGGCGCCGTTTACGGCGCTTACAAATTCGTGACGGTAAAACAGGGTTTATCCATAGGAGCATTGATAATCGTCATATCCGGCATCCTAAGCGTGCTTTTGGGCATTATTTGCGACCAGATCGCCTCCCTCCGCTTAGAGAAATATAAATAG
- a CDS encoding NAD-dependent epimerase/dehydratase family protein, with amino-acid sequence MRILVTGGAGFIGSNFIRYVLYKNMSC; translated from the coding sequence ATGCGAATACTAGTTACCGGCGGCGCCGGTTTCATCGGCTCTAATTTCATAAGGTACGTCCTCTACAAGAATATGAGCTGCG
- the asnB gene encoding asparagine synthase (glutamine-hydrolyzing) — MCGICGFAVKKLDFDARERLMSMNGPMVRRGPDEEGYFLKDGAGLAVRRLSIVDLSGGSQPIHNENKDIWVTANAEIYNFHDLAERLRSKGHKFYTKSDVEVIAHAYEEWGVDFLGQVRGMFAISIWDDRLKCLILARDRFGIKPLVYMPVDDGIYFSSEIRSLEACRGPDLKLDAQSLYMYLSFNYVVQPRTIYEGVKCLQPAHYLVYKEGKIEERRYWDAGSSALARPGGKQQKEDEVDSAIDESVKAHLIGDVPIGIFLSGGIDSSIVLRHFSRHQDNIPAFSVGFSEPSHDETRFARIVSERYGAEHFVDIIDGGRFLGEFPEIVSGLDEPFADSSMVGVHFLAKMANKRVKVVLTGEGGDEVFGGYDTYIADAVAPYYRMLPGFIKNAASGAAGLLPVTGKKVGLDEKLRRFVKFADLEPSYSHLYWRRIFDDRDIRQLASPEIANEKTLSGLDDFYRPYFERSDRLKGVYKYKYLDLNTYLPSDMLTKVDRMCMANSVEARVPLLDHIFIEKVFGHQSKKLLRKILAEDLPACVTSRKKEGFNMPLKKWLKEERGFRDMLFDETDKLCRLSEVKFDADYIRSLYASHVSGKEDNAYKLYNLLVFAMWRNSRGNN; from the coding sequence ATGTGCGGTATATGCGGATTCGCCGTTAAGAAGCTGGATTTTGACGCCCGGGAGAGGCTCATGTCCATGAATGGGCCGATGGTCCGCAGGGGTCCCGACGAAGAAGGTTATTTCCTGAAGGATGGGGCGGGGCTGGCCGTCAGGAGGTTAAGCATAGTGGACCTGAGCGGCGGAAGCCAACCGATCCATAACGAAAATAAAGATATTTGGGTGACGGCAAATGCCGAGATATATAATTTTCACGATCTCGCGGAAAGGTTGAGAAGCAAAGGGCATAAATTTTATACAAAAAGCGACGTTGAAGTAATAGCGCATGCTTACGAGGAATGGGGCGTAGATTTTTTAGGCCAGGTCAGGGGCATGTTCGCCATAAGCATATGGGACGACCGTTTAAAATGCCTGATACTGGCTAGGGACAGGTTCGGCATAAAACCTCTCGTCTATATGCCGGTAGATGACGGGATATATTTTTCCTCAGAAATACGTTCTTTGGAGGCCTGCCGGGGACCGGACCTGAAATTAGACGCGCAGAGCCTCTATATGTATCTCAGCTTTAACTACGTCGTACAACCCCGCACCATCTATGAAGGCGTAAAATGCCTCCAGCCCGCCCATTATCTGGTATATAAAGAAGGAAAGATAGAGGAGCGCCGCTATTGGGATGCCGGGTCATCGGCGTTGGCGCGTCCGGGCGGAAAACAACAGAAGGAAGATGAGGTTGATTCCGCAATAGATGAATCGGTAAAGGCGCACCTGATAGGCGATGTCCCGATAGGCATCTTCCTCAGCGGAGGCATAGATTCCAGTATTGTATTGCGCCATTTTTCGCGGCACCAGGATAACATCCCCGCTTTCTCCGTAGGGTTTTCCGAACCTTCGCATGATGAGACCAGGTTTGCCCGCATAGTAAGCGAACGCTACGGCGCCGAGCATTTTGTAGATATCATAGACGGAGGAAGATTCCTCGGCGAATTTCCCGAGATCGTTTCCGGGCTCGATGAGCCGTTCGCCGATTCTTCGATGGTAGGGGTCCATTTCCTAGCCAAAATGGCCAATAAGCGCGTTAAAGTCGTCCTGACAGGCGAGGGAGGGGATGAGGTCTTCGGCGGTTACGATACTTATATCGCGGATGCCGTAGCCCCGTATTACAGGATGCTCCCCGGATTTATCAAGAATGCCGCTTCCGGGGCAGCCGGCCTGTTACCCGTAACGGGCAAAAAAGTAGGGCTCGACGAAAAGTTGAGGCGGTTCGTGAAGTTTGCGGACCTAGAACCGTCCTATTCGCACCTTTATTGGAGGCGGATATTCGATGACCGGGATATCCGGCAATTGGCATCGCCGGAGATCGCGAACGAAAAAACCCTGTCCGGGCTCGATGATTTTTACCGGCCGTATTTCGAAAGATCGGACAGGCTGAAAGGCGTCTACAAATACAAATATCTCGACCTGAATACATACCTGCCGAGCGACATGTTGACGAAGGTAGACAGGATGTGCATGGCTAATTCCGTAGAGGCAAGGGTCCCCCTCCTGGACCATATTTTCATAGAAAAAGTTTTCGGGCACCAGAGCAAGAAATTATTGCGGAAGATACTGGCCGAAGACCTTCCCGCCTGCGTCACTTCCCGCAAGAAGGAAGGGTTTAATATGCCGCTAAAAAAGTGGTTAAAAGAGGAGCGCGGTTTCAGGGACATGTTATTCGACGAAACGGATAAATTATGCCGCCTCTCGGAGGTAAAATTCGACGCGGATTACATAAGGTCATTATATGCAAGTCATGTGTCAGGGAAGGAAGACAACGCTTACAAGCTGTATAATTTATTAGTTTTCGCCATGTGGAGGAATTCCCGTGGTAATAACTAA
- a CDS encoding nucleotide sugar dehydrogenase: MVTKFKAKINQKKARIAVIGLGYVGLPLAIEFAKKGFKALGVDLDRNKVNSITAGNSYILDIPSEEIKPLLRKGTLRATRDYSRLKEVDAIIICVPTPLRKTKDPDMSFIVSAAESIAKNLKEGQVIVLESTTYPGTTEEVILPILEATGLKVGKDFCLGFSPERIDPGNPTYMTHNIPKVVSGMTKICRDNIELLYAQIVGKVIPVSSVKVAEMVKLLENTFRSVNIGLVNELALMCDSLKVDVWEIIEAAKTKPFGYMPFYPGPGLGGHCIPIDPIYLAWKARIQGFEPRFIDLASKVNADMPEHVVERVSRSLNNRFGKAVKGAKVLVLGLSYKKDVTDTRESPAYEVIEELRERGAAISYHDPFVPESRLCGRKMRSVKLTASELKSKDCVVIVTDHSDVDYGFIVKNSKFILDTRNALRNIKTNRNKIERL, translated from the coding sequence ATGGTTACGAAATTTAAAGCGAAGATAAACCAGAAGAAGGCCAGGATCGCGGTGATCGGCCTTGGTTATGTCGGATTGCCTCTGGCGATAGAGTTCGCCAAAAAAGGCTTCAAGGCGCTCGGGGTCGACCTCGACAGGAACAAGGTGAATTCAATAACCGCGGGTAATTCCTATATTTTGGATATCCCGAGCGAGGAGATAAAACCCCTGCTAAGAAAGGGGACGCTCAGGGCAACTCGCGATTATTCAAGGCTTAAGGAAGTCGACGCCATAATAATCTGCGTCCCGACGCCGTTAAGGAAGACGAAAGACCCGGATATGTCTTTTATCGTTTCAGCCGCCGAGTCGATCGCCAAGAATTTAAAAGAAGGGCAGGTGATAGTCCTCGAATCGACCACTTATCCCGGTACGACCGAGGAGGTCATCCTTCCCATATTGGAGGCCACCGGCCTGAAAGTTGGAAAGGATTTCTGTCTCGGTTTCTCTCCGGAGAGGATCGACCCGGGCAATCCCACATATATGACGCATAACATACCGAAAGTCGTAAGCGGTATGACGAAAATATGCAGGGATAACATAGAGTTATTGTACGCCCAGATAGTCGGGAAGGTCATACCGGTCTCGTCGGTGAAAGTGGCTGAGATGGTCAAGCTCCTCGAGAATACTTTCAGGTCGGTCAACATCGGGCTCGTGAACGAACTCGCGCTCATGTGCGACAGCCTTAAGGTGGACGTTTGGGAGATCATCGAGGCCGCGAAGACAAAGCCGTTCGGCTACATGCCGTTCTACCCCGGCCCGGGATTAGGCGGGCACTGCATCCCCATCGACCCCATATATCTGGCATGGAAGGCCAGGATACAGGGGTTTGAGCCGAGGTTCATAGACCTGGCCTCAAAGGTGAACGCCGACATGCCGGAACACGTAGTCGAGAGGGTTTCCCGTTCGCTCAACAACAGGTTCGGGAAGGCGGTCAAGGGCGCAAAGGTACTCGTCCTGGGCCTTTCCTACAAAAAAGACGTGACCGACACGAGGGAATCCCCGGCATACGAAGTGATAGAAGAGCTCAGGGAACGCGGGGCCGCCATCTCATATCACGATCCTTTTGTGCCTGAATCCCGGTTATGCGGCCGAAAGATGAGGTCCGTGAAACTTACCGCCTCGGAACTAAAAAGCAAGGACTGCGTCGTCATAGTCACCGACCACTCGGACGTAGATTACGGCTTTATAGTCAAGAATTCGAAATTCATCCTGGATACGCGTAACGCGTTGAGGAATATAAAAACAAACCGCAACAAAATAGAAAGGCTCTAG
- a CDS encoding sugar phosphate nucleotidyltransferase, with product MALRGVILAGGLGKRLDPLTRITNKHLLPVYCKPMIYYPIRTLVDAGIEDILIVTGGNNAGDFLRLLGNGSEFGLKHINYTYQRGEGGIAEALGLAEHFAHGDKIVVILGDNLIEKSIKKYVQDFRRQPSGAKVLLKKVQDPGRFGVAEIKGKKIINIEEKPKKPKSDLAVTGIYMYDPKVFDIIRPLKPSKRGELEITDVNNEYIKFGKMTFDVLDGWWTDCGTFESLFRAGSLVEKELCKGVRKICEY from the coding sequence ATGGCCCTTAGAGGAGTAATACTGGCCGGGGGCTTAGGGAAGAGGCTCGACCCTTTGACTCGCATAACCAACAAGCACCTTTTGCCTGTCTACTGCAAGCCCATGATATATTATCCGATCCGGACGCTTGTCGACGCGGGAATAGAAGACATCCTCATAGTGACCGGCGGCAATAACGCCGGCGATTTCCTGAGGCTTCTGGGGAACGGCTCGGAATTCGGCCTGAAGCACATAAATTATACGTACCAGCGCGGCGAAGGCGGTATCGCGGAAGCGCTTGGCCTCGCTGAACACTTCGCCCACGGCGATAAGATCGTCGTGATCCTGGGGGACAACCTCATCGAAAAGAGCATCAAAAAATACGTGCAGGATTTCAGGAGGCAGCCGTCCGGGGCGAAGGTTCTCTTGAAGAAGGTGCAGGACCCGGGGCGCTTCGGCGTGGCCGAGATCAAGGGAAAGAAGATAATAAATATCGAAGAGAAGCCGAAAAAACCGAAATCCGACCTCGCCGTGACCGGAATATATATGTACGACCCGAAGGTCTTCGATATCATAAGGCCGCTTAAACCTTCGAAGAGGGGCGAGCTCGAGATAACCGACGTAAATAACGAGTATATAAAGTTCGGGAAAATGACCTTTGACGTCCTCGACGGGTGGTGGACAGACTGCGGGACCTTCGAGTCGCTGTTCCGTGCCGGCAGCCTGGTCGAGAAGGAATTGTGCAAGGGGGTGAGGAAGATATGCGAATACTAG